From Bactrocera oleae isolate idBacOlea1 chromosome 4, idBacOlea1, whole genome shotgun sequence:
ACTAATGAAGCGATCGTAAACATCTACAAATGCCTGTGTACTCAAGTCCACTGCCAGCTCAATATGTACCGCTCGTGAagccatacaaacaaatatggcaGCGTATGTTTTTGTAGTCGGGGTAGCACGATGCATTCCCACACGGACATGGAATGGCCCGCAGTAATCCAATCCGCTACGAGAAAATGGTGGTGCCACTAATACTCGTTCTTTTGGAAGCGAAGCCATTTGTTGGCGTTGTAGAATTTGAAGATGCCTACGACATGTAGTGCATGTCCAGATGAAAGACTTTACTTGAGCTCGTGCCCCTATAAGCCAGAAACGTTGTCTAAGAAACTGCAGCATTTTTGTATACCACCATGTAGACTAGCAAGTAAGCCAGGGCCCCACGTGGAATTATAATTTGATGTCGATGAGCTTTATCTAAGTCGGTGTTGGTGAGTCGACCACCTACCCTCAGTATGCCGTTAGTATCCAAGAATGAATTGAGTGCTATGATTTGACTACGACCCACAATCCTGGAATGCAATGCAAGCGATTTAGTTTcgtgtttaaaattattacctTGTGCTTGTCGAACGTGCAGAAGTAACGCCCATCGCTGCTCTTCGAGAGAAACTACATCGTTCCTGTAACCACGATATTTCGGTAACCATCGCCTTAACCAAACAGTGGTGTTGAGTAAACGACTCAATTTGCTAAATTTCTCTACGAGAGGTATCCGCTTGTCTTTCGTGGATGTCATAATCCACTGGTAATCAGCTCTAGAAACGAAGATGGAGACCGGACGAGATTCAGCTATGGAGAGTTGCTCTTCCTCTTCCGTCAAAATGGGCAGGCTCATTGTGCAGCCCACACCTCGATGTATGCACGTCGGTCCCATCCACCAAAGGTGATGCTCTGCTAAGAGAGCAGGAGATATACCCCTGCTTGCACAATCGGCTGGATTCGATTCCGAGCGAATGTGTTTCCAAGCATTAATGTCTGAGTTGGCTTGGATGTAAGCTACACGATTTGATACGTATTGCTTGAACGTGGATAGCGTTTTGGGGATCCAGCATAATACAATAGTAGAATCGCTCCAATACGTACATGGGGCGTCCTGTAAATCTAGAGCCTTACGTACGTTATCCAGCGTCTTGGTTAAAAGATGAGCACCACATAGTTCGAGGCGCGGTATAGTCACATCCTTAATTGGTGCTATCTTCAACTTCACTGAAACAAGAACGGTGGGTGACGTTCCGCTGTTATCGATGGTTTGAACATATACGACTGCTGCGTATGCTTTACTACTAGCATCGCAAAAGCCGTGCAAATGCACTAAAGAGCCCACTCGTATTCCCAGCCAACGAGGAATACGAAGCCGTGAAATATCTTGTAAGCTATTCCGAAATATCAACCATGTATTGAGCAGCTCTGCTGGGAGTTCGGCATCCCATGGTAGACCAGCTTTCCATAAGTCCTGTATGAATAGTTTGGCCAACACGACTACAGGTGCTAATACCCCAGTTGGATCGTATAATTTCGCCACGTCACTCAAAACCCTTCGTTTAGTATGCATGGAGGTGTCGTCAATCATGCTTACCTTGAAGAAGAGTTCGTCACTCACTGGATCCCAGTAAAGACCCAATACCTTTGTCGTTGAGTTGTCTAATTCCAGTTCCGATGCGGAAACTGTTGTACCGGTTATTGTAGATAATACATGTGTAGAGTTGGAATTCCACTTTCCTAATATTAATTGTCCTTGTTTCAAAACCGTTGCTACGTCTTGAGCTCGGGTAACGCCAAGTTCGTCGCTGTCGACGCTATCCAAATAGTCATCAACGTAGAAATTATAAAGTATGCTATGACGCGCTGCGGCAGCCCGGCTTGGGTCATAGATGACCTTATAATTGTCATTCGCACATTGACGCAGTGCGCGTATTGCCATTCCATAAGTTACCGTCTTCAATTCATATACTTGAAGAGGTTCATCTGGTGATTTACGCCAGAGTATTCGTTGCCATTTACGATGTCGTGTGTCTATCAATATTTGTCGGAACATTTTCTTAACGTCTGCAGTAATTGCTACGTTGAATTTGCGAAAACGGTTAAGAATGTCGACAATATTTGCGTGTAACTGAGGTCCAGAAATCTGTGTATCGTTTAAGGATGTCCCATTAGAAGTCTTCGCGGAAGCGTTGAAAACCACGCGAAATTTTGTGGTTACAGCATGATGAGGTATGAAGTAACCAGTTTCTTTCCCAATGAAGGTTTCTCTGCTAACCTCCATATGATCGAGAGCAATATATTCTCGCATAAATGTGATGTACTGCTCATGAAGACATGGGTCGTTCATCAGACGCCGCTCGAGTTGTAAAAACTGGCGAACTGCCGATTGATGAGATTCGCCAAGTACAGGAGCATCTGGccgaaataaaatttgcacCTGGTATCTACCGTCTGAAGTGCGGGTGATTGTGTCGCTGAAGATCTTCTCGCAGTCAATCTTACTTTGAATCAGGATCGAATAGTTCCTCACAGGAGCCACCAAAAAGATGTATAATATTTGCATCAATTTCCACCAAATAAAAGAGAAGTCGTCTGGATCTTACACACGTCTGTCACGGAATAGGCCGCTTCTTTATTCAATTCcttcttaaatatacattttgattAACGGGATATAGCATCACGCCATATGatccatatttacatatatatataaggattCTATTTACGTTCCCTACGCTAGAGTGGAGTGACTAGTCTAAGAATTCAATGCTAAAAGGAGGACACaattatgctgatcattcagCATTCAGCAATCAGCTGACTGGCATTGGTTTGTGTCCTTGCTAATTATGTACAGGACTGCATTCTAATGTACTTAAATCTTGAACAAAtaccatgtatgtatatattatatttaatttttatatatgagtaatattttcaaactaaacgatttaattttatttatatttattaacaatttaatacttaatttaCATTATATCATTTCAATGTTTGCTTAAGAACTGAACTATACTCTCGATAACAACTTCTGCCGAAGGTTACCTTGATTGACTTTACTCATAACACGTATAAGAGCGTATTAGAGATATTTCTTCTTTGAGTGAGTGTAGCAATGTCACTCCTCCCatctaaaaatattgtacaatgtCCTCAttgcagtttttgtttttattatttacaaaatgtatagaattaaaaaaaaatttacaaattcatataattctcAATAATATTACTAAATGCTTTAAcccatttggtttttttttttttgcaaaatataatacttaaaactattaattataaacataaatCAGTTATAGATattctttctttcttttaaattggcttttgtattttcttactttcctttttttaaactttactaTATGATGTTCCCCATCAGATTCGGTTTGAACAAGCCGTACTTTTTTATAAGGGTTACTAATCTTATCCAATCTTTTCCTAGAGGTTTCGGCACTAACAATATTCGTATCTATGTCTTTTTCTTGTCGGTTttgatttatgttatttatccttcttctttaaattaaatagggATTGGTTTTTggatgttttttattaaaaatatatattatacggaCTTTCACATGTAGtggaataagaaataatatGGTTTTAGGTAAATAATGCTTGTTCAATTTGAAGGTATTTCAACTCTTTATCCCCAGAACTACAAATAATTCGCAATTTTTCATGCATTGTTTAATGAAACCGCTCAATGTCACCAATACCAGTTTTCCCAGTTGTGACTTCGACTGCTTTATTCAATTGTTGACACCACTGCTTTATGCTAACATTATTGATACCTGGTCTATTTTTAATGTCTTCGGAGGtcccataaaattaaaaatctttaggATTGCTTTCTTAGGTTCTAACCAATTTAAAGCTGATACTTTTTTAGCTGTCGCAAATTTGGAAAACAAATCAATACATGTTAGATAATTTTCATCATCCCATTTCCAAAAGTCTACTACAAACCATTCTCTAATCTCATACACAGGAGGCGTAACTTTAAATGGTAATTTGTTCGAGATGTGGTCGTTTTTGCAATGGTTTCATAACTCacattcattaattattttagttatctCTTTAAGGTCATTAGGGTAATAGTATTTTTGCTTGAAACAGTTTGCTACCTTTTCGATTCCTTGATGCAGTCCTTCCAGgtgaatttctaatatttttgatttgaagGCAGAATAATcttcaatattttctaattcCTTCATAGTTCGGtaaattttaaatctgtttGAAGTAATCAgagttttataaatgttttgaaattgtacAAAGTCGTCGTCATCGGTCATaagtattgttgtatttttgtttaacaaatgaGTTTTAATAAGTCCTTTATATATTCAGTTGTTAGTTccgtataatattatatatagtagttagattgttagaaaatattttgcatgtgTTAGTACAATTTTGGTTAGATCTTATGAGCTTAATTTGGTTTTTAAGTACGTTCAATGGCCTTTCGGCAATTCTAATAAACTCGCCGGAGTCTTTGTCAGCGGAATGGATTGTGGCTACATTCGAAGCAGTTCATTAACGTTACGTTCTTCAAGTCTAACCTGGATTTTCTTTACCTGGAATgtatttaatatcaaaatcGTATTCATTCAACCTAATCTTCCACCGTTGCAGTTTTGCATTTGGctcttttaaattatgtaaCCATTGCAGAGGCGGTGATCActatttattaagaattttcTGCCGTATAAATACGGTTTAAAGTATTTCGTAGGCCACACCATTGTCAAGAGCTCTTTTTCTGTTGCCGAATAATTCAACTCATGTTCATTAAGTGTACGGCTGGCGAAACAGATCGGATGCCCATTTTGGCTTAACACTGCTCCTAATGCTTCATTAGAGGCGTCTGTCGTTAACGTAAATAACTTCTCGTAATTTGGATCGGCTCTTTGTTATTAATAACTTAATACTTTCTATGGCTCTGATAAATTCTTTATCTGAACTATTCACTAAATTGCCTTTCTTTAAGCAATTCGTTAAAGGgtttgttatttttgaaaaatattgaataaatttacGGTAAAATCCCGCTAaactcaaaaattgttttattttccgTTCCCTTATGGGAATTGGATAATTTAAAATTGCCACGACTTTATTTGGATTTGATTTTATGCCAGTAGGGGTAATAACATGGCCAAGAAActcggttttttgttttaaaaattcgcTTTTATCCGGCTGTTCTTTTAGATTCGCTTCAGCTAATCTTTGAAACACTTTATCGAGCGATTCGATGTGATCTTGCAGAGATGTACTGAAAACTACTATGTCATCTAAATAAACCATGCAATCTTTCCCAATTAGACCTTCCAAAACTGTATTCATGAGCCTTTGGAAAGTGGCTGGTGCATTTTTTAAACCGAAAGGCATTCTCAAAAAGTGGCCATTTTGAGTAGAAAAAGCGGTTTTTTGTCTATCTATAGGATCCATTTCGATTTGGTGGAATCCTTCCGCCAAATCAATTGTCGTGAAGTATAGACATTTACCTAACTTGTCAAGTATCTCGTCCATATTTGAAATGAGGTACTTGTCATCCACAGTGATATTATTTAACTTTCGGTAATCTACAATGATTCTCCATTTCTCATTACCTGAAGCATCTAGCTTTTTAGGCACTACCCAAATCGGTGCAGAATATGAAAAAGTACTGtggcaaattattttttgttccaGCATATCTTTTATCTGTTTATTTACTTCCATTTTATGTACTTCTGGGTATCTATAAGATTTAACATATATTGGATCTTcatgaatagttttaattttgtgtttaattttgtgAGTGAATGTAAGTTTCTCACCTCCtttgtaaaataaagttttgtgtTTCCCCagcaatttattacatttttgcgattcttcattattttaatggTTGAGTCTAAATTTGGCAGTAAATTTGTCATCATTAACATTCAACTCGGTTAGTAAGTTAGtgtgtgtataatttttaacattgtcgaaaaatgtgtgtatatgtccTTGTAAactaattgtattattttttaaaatgatcTTAGAGTTGAGCTGACGAAGTGTATTGTAACCTATTAATCCGTCGTAATTATCGGAAAaattataaacgtaaaatatcattttttggtTATGGCAATGGCCGAAAAATTCTTGAATCTGTTTAAGTAATACTTTTCCTGTAGCGGTTGTTAGTAATATTGGTTCAATTGCAATGATTCTACTACTAAGAACTTGGGGCTTAATTAAACTGACAGAATACGCCGTATCTATCagaactttataaatttaccttCGATCTTTAATTCGATCACGGGCAATCCTCCGAGGCttctaattgaaaatttgaCTGCTCAAATTCCATTGGTTGAGGAGCGCCGTATCGCCTTATTCTAGATTGATTCGAATTAAGTTCATTTTGCCTTCTTATTTGTTGCGAATTTATTTTAGGTACATTATTGGTATTAAGCGCACTAAAATTATTTCTGTTAGTATAATTTAAAGTTGTATTCATTTCTGGGTAATAATTCTACTCATTTAGATTTGAGTGATAAAAATGATTTGAGTTATTAGGTGATAGGGTATATCCTGTTGAAACTCGTTACCATTTACTCTATTTGAATTTATGTGAGAAAGGATGGAAACTCTGCGAATCTAAAAGAATTTATGTGAGAAAGGATGGAAACTCTGGGAAATGGGATGTTTCTTTGGTTATAAGttagtttgcttttgtttagtTTTCTATCATCTTCaaatacattattttctttcaaaattcgtATTGCTGACTTAAGGTCTGTTACTAAATTTGCACTTATTAATGCAGTTAAATAATTTGGCAATTCCCTTTTTAATGTCTTTAAACTAATTTGATCTAGCTctttatacaaaaatgttttggtggaaatattttcattttttaattgtatacaaTCTTTTACTCTACATACTTCTATGTTAATTTCTTCGCACAATAATTTTACgctattcttaaattttatattacttatttccaaaataagAGTAAACACAGGTGTATGTTCGCCAAATTCATCAATGAATAATTGTCGTAGTGTTGTCCAATCACATAGTTGCTCCCTTCTCACAATATCTAGAGCAGAATCTCTTAGAGTGCAGGTAACGCAGTTGAAATAAAATGCAGCCTCTTCTAAAGAGATTGTTGTGTACCGAGGTACAATGATGTCGATGCTGTCGATGTACAAGTACAACGCTAAGTAGTTCATGTGGCCTTCGAACGGTTGAATCAGCTTAATGGTTTGCATGATGAGATCGCGCTTATCTTTTCCTTCAGTCATTATCgtttctttatttatactaagagagctcaattttttgtttacaacatCTAACTCTTCTTCGACTCTGCTCATTTATAAGAGCAGTGTATAGGTAAAGTTCAATTATTGttttaaactgttttttttttttttgtatatcaaATTGGCTTAACAAAGTTAAGTAATAGATATTggcaaaattgttatttaatttgtcTCTTATTTAGTTAATCTTCGTGTATATCACTGGaaccatttttatttaatttcttttttgttttgtgggtGTCTTCtttttagattattttgttctttaCTTACATTGACATTGGCATGATATTGAACACAATAAGCTGACGTTTACATGACATTGAACGGCCTTACAATGACATTGaacattatattgtattttattcagcgtaagatttttattttaatttttttatactctcgcaacctgttgctacagagtacaatagttttgttcacctaacggttgtttgtatcacctaaaactaatcgagttagatatagggttatatatatataaatgaccaggatgaagaaacgagttgaaatccgggtgactgtttgtccgtctgtccgtccgtccgtccgtgcaagctctaacttaagtaaaaattgagatatctttatgaaacttagtagacatgtttcttggtaccgtgagacggttggtattgcagacgggcgtaatcggaccactgccacgcccacaaaacgccattaatcaaaaacaaataaattgccaacaggttcacattagggaagggcagctgcagttaaaatttttttaaaaagtttgcgGTCATCAAATAGATGCCCAACACCAATGAAAACCGCCGACGCGTCCAACTCTTTCCGATAGCGGTGTTGTTTTGAGGGTACAACACGCTGGTCTGTACGAGTATTTAAGGCCTTCACCAAGTCCGGGAATTCATTACCAATACGTTGCAACTCTTTTTAACATTGTGTTTGATTACGTTAAGTAAGCGATTTCGTACCAATATATCCATTAAATGCGTGAAATGTGAACAACTTTCCATTTGAGCATTTACAAGCGATAGCAACAATGTCTTTTCCGGCGGTGATATGGCCCAACAATAACAGActtccacatacatatgtgtcacGTTTGGCTTTCCTTTTGCTGATTTTCACATCTTGTCATCGATACAGGTCAAGAAATTATTCTACACTTCGCATTCTGAGAGTACCGGATAACGACAAACCCCATCTACAAATTATTACAATTGAACCCGTCGATGCTCCATTAATTGTTCTTCAAAACGTACAGAAATTTGCTTATCTGGTATGGGAATTAGGCAAAATTTTTCCACCAAACATTCGTGTTACCAATCCAAATGCTTGTATTTTTGTGATACCAGGAATTATGTTGAAATTGCATTtgacatataataaaataattgcacAAGTATTTGAAACTTATAAGAAAACGTGTTGTAAGTGTCTCAATCTTGTCATAATCAGAGCCGACGCATCGCTGACTGCTTTCCATTTAATATAGGACTCACACAtaagtgctgtcaaattttccaccgtgaaactaccgccaagtgtaggtatttaattacttattaagttattttaccttcactcaccgttagcaaataataattaaaaaagaaagagagtCGATTGATACGGGTGCTCGGAGAACTGATTGCTAGCgaatcgaaatgctaaaaagcgggcGGGATCCTTTTTTTAGTCCTTTATATATctgctgatgtcttcatggtggtgtgatcggtgttaagttgtgtttgtgtgcgtgttggtgcatggtgtagtgatgtggaatgtatgatatgtaggtgtggaatgtatggtaaggaggtgtggtgatgtggatgtgaattggtgtagtgtgacagtgtcttacggtgaggggggattgagtaGTCATTTAGCCAGTAGGTTTCAGATTTTCTCTTATACTTGAGAACCGAGGGCAATGGTAAAaaacatgttcagagtcttctatatactctgtacacgtcggaaaACATGGGCTATAGTCACgacgaaatttgtaaaggtagcttctaaagcacccatgtccacttagTATTTTAGtcaggtggaaatccaggtccccatgttGTCTATCTATCCACTGTATGATGTCTGGTATCAGTCTGtgggtccaccgtcctttggatgaggtttgccaccgttacTGCCACATTGTAATGCTCTTGGTTCTTTcctctcttttttttttagctgtAGAGGGTTCCGATAGCTGATATAAGCACGCAAATTCATttccctggatgtcaatgggaTCATACTGGCTAATACTTCAGCAGCGCCGCTTGATACGGTCCGGAAAGCACTTATCTCGCgtattgcagaaagcctatgcTTTCTAGACTCATGGTAGCGAACCAGCGTCGTATATCATTTATGCAATCATTGATTTGAGCCGGAGGTCATCTAGATGATTCgctactgctaccactatgaaGTCATCCGCATAGGCGATCAGTTTCACAGATTTTTGTTGATGTACTCTTAGCaccccgtcgtacatcaagTTCCAAAGAAGGGGGCCTAAAACTGAAccttgcggtactccactcGAAATAGAGTAGCTCTTGGTACCCTCATATGTGTCGAGTAGCAGCCTTCTGTTATCAAAATAACTCAGAATAGTATTTATTAGGTATTGGAAAGCCCGTATTTCGTATAGAGCCTTGATGATATTTGCCCATTTCGCAGAATTGAAtgcattcttcacatccagggtaATTAGCGCGCAATATTTTTTGGTACCACCTTTCAATCTTTTGCCACTTATTGCACATTCAGCAATATCAACAACTTCACTaagtgcgtcaatagtggatCTCTTTCTTATAAAGCTGTATTGTCtctctgataatccgccggctttttggattgctaactccaagcggtttcttaccaTGCTTTCGTACAATTTACCAATCGTGTCGAGCACGCACAGAGGCCGATATGATGAAGGTTCTTCAGTTGGATTTTCGGTTTTGGGAGTAGAACAAAATGCTGCACCTTCCATGGGTCGGGAAACACGCACAACTGGGTTTCAAAGACACGGCTGGGTCTCAAAGACACGGCTTCTTTTAGGGTTAGAGTttagagtttttaatttttttggcgaTAGCCAATAGTTCTTCTTGTGTGACTAATAGAGGGGGCTCTGTGACATCGTTTCGCTTAACATAGGAAAAGGGGTCATGTGCTGGAAATAATGCGTCGACGACTTTCCTCATAAGTAATGCGTTCTTAGGTTGCTGCgacatatttttgaatttcgacAGCTTCTTCACAAAGCTTTTCGAAACAACTTCTTTTGCTACGAGTGATTGCTGACTTTTTGGCGTTTAATGCTTCTTTGAGGCGATTTTCATTTTCGCCTCCCTGGTTACGCTGGAAGAGACGTCTAGCTGAGTGGCGAT
This genomic window contains:
- the LOC118682658 gene encoding uncharacterized protein, translated to MQILLLLTKESVEPLAKSGGEINHGFTKVKVMTYKSDAGENFRSESEYKVEEDPMESSSDVVNTEQDAPVLGESHQSAVRQFLQLERRLMNDPCLHEQYITFMREYIALDHMEVSRETFIGKETGYFIPHHAVTTKFRVVFNASAKTSNGTSLNDTQISGPQLHANIVDILNRFRKFNVAITADVKKMFRQILIDTRHRKWQRILWRKSPDEPLQVYELKTVTYGMAIRALRQCANDNYKVIYDPSRAAAARHSILYNFYVDDYLDSVDSDELGVTRAQDVATVLKQGQLILGKWNSNSTHVLSTITGTTVSASELELDNSTTKVLGLYWDPVSDELFFKVSMIDDTSMHTKRRVLSDVAKLYDPTGVLAPVVVLAKLFIQDLWKAGLPWDAELPAELLNTWLIFRNSLQDISRLRIPRWLGIRVGSLVHLHGFCDASSKAYAAVVYVQTIDNSGTSPTVLVSVKLKIAPIKDVTIPRLELCGAHLLTKTLDNVRKALDLQDAPCTYWSDSTIVLCWIPKTLSTFKQYVSNRVAYIQANSDINAWKHIRSESNPADCASRGISPALLAEHHLWWMGPTCIHRGVGCTMSLPILTEEEEQLSIAESRPVSIFVSRADYQWIMTSTKDKRIPLVEKFSKLSRLLNTTVWLRRWLPKYRGYRNDVVSLEEQRWALLLHVRQAQGNNFKHETKSLALHSRIVGRSQIIALNSFLDTNGILRVGGRLTNTDLDKAHRHQIIIPRGALAYLLVYMVVYKNAAVS